The Ancylothrix sp. D3o genome has a window encoding:
- a CDS encoding shikimate dehydrogenase: MITGKTQLLGVIGNPVEHSLSPVMHNAAIAKLGVNYVYIPLPVKPENLAASINGFSAINLAGFNITIPHKQAILPFLSEVSDVAKAVGAVNTVWRTPNGWAGTNTDVEGFLAPLHTYNRNWQQTSAIILGIGGAARAVVAGLSQLEIAEIHCIGRDINKLEAFKQSWQNSPVPVNIITHTWEELNALIPECGLLVNTTPVGMYPKVEEMPVSGEQIALLKPETIAYDLIYTPNPTEFLKAAKQAGAIAIDGLEMLVQQGAAALKIWLNQPVPVDIMRDSLKAALGLKN; the protein is encoded by the coding sequence ATGATTACAGGAAAAACACAACTTTTAGGCGTCATTGGCAACCCCGTTGAACACTCCCTCTCACCCGTAATGCACAATGCAGCAATCGCCAAATTAGGCGTTAATTATGTCTATATTCCACTGCCGGTTAAACCCGAAAACTTAGCAGCCTCAATTAACGGATTTTCTGCAATTAACCTAGCCGGTTTTAACATCACCATCCCCCACAAACAAGCGATTTTACCTTTCTTATCCGAAGTTTCAGATGTCGCCAAAGCAGTCGGGGCAGTTAACACTGTTTGGCGTACTCCTAACGGTTGGGCCGGCACTAATACCGATGTTGAAGGCTTCCTCGCACCCCTCCACACCTACAACCGCAACTGGCAACAAACCAGCGCCATTATATTAGGAATTGGTGGCGCTGCCCGTGCCGTTGTAGCCGGTTTATCTCAATTAGAAATCGCCGAAATACACTGCATTGGAAGAGATATAAACAAACTCGAAGCCTTTAAACAAAGCTGGCAAAATAGCCCGGTGCCGGTTAATATTATCACCCATACTTGGGAAGAATTAAATGCTTTAATTCCTGAGTGTGGCTTACTCGTAAATACAACCCCAGTCGGGATGTATCCCAAAGTTGAGGAAATGCCGGTTTCTGGCGAACAAATCGCCTTATTAAAACCAGAAACAATTGCTTACGATTTAATTTATACACCCAATCCCACCGAATTTTTAAAAGCCGCAAAACAAGCCGGCGCTATTGCCATAGATGGCTTAGAAATGCTTGTTCAACAAGGCGCAGCAGCCCTAAAAATTTGGTTAAATCAGCCGGTGCCGGTAGATATAATGCGCGATTCTTTGAAAGCAGCCCTTGGCTTAAAAAACTAA
- a CDS encoding Dethiobiotin synthetase: protein MDYKTARNFLIDQGTALITQKNPDAFLLLLKQGKPPIPGQMTSLLLALKLIQDTLVEQTTIDRTLGGAIYLLVIESYRLFEDGKRAGVDWPPLLKEDLRRLSDTGAEIFFGH, encoded by the coding sequence ATGGATTACAAAACCGCTCGTAACTTTCTCATAGACCAGGGAACTGCTTTAATTACTCAAAAAAATCCTGACGCTTTTCTCCTCTTACTCAAACAAGGAAAACCCCCCATCCCTGGTCAAATGACCTCTCTTTTACTTGCCCTGAAACTTATCCAAGATACCCTCGTTGAACAAACTACAATTGACCGCACTCTCGGCGGCGCTATCTATCTATTAGTCATAGAAAGCTATAGACTATTTGAAGACGGAAAGCGGGCCGGTGTTGATTGGCCGCCCCTTTTAAAAGAAGACCTCAGACGCCTTTCTGATACCGGCGCTGAAATATTTTTTGGTCATTAG
- the bchH gene encoding magnesium chelatase subunit H gives MKRIVLIAGFETFNAELYRKAAQMASSGCFDLDICIFSDADISTQPANVAEALQNADVFFASLIFDYDQVLWLRERVQNIPIRLVFESALELMSLTQIGAFKIGDKPKGMPKPVKFILDKFGNGKEEDKLAGYISFLKVGPKLLKYVPVQKVQDLRNWLIIYGYWNAGGVENVAAMFWVLAEKYLGLKVGEIPPPLETPNMGLLHPKYNGYFESPRAYLQWYRQNIEKSLNPTVGILLYRKHVITKQAYIWQLIRKFEEAGLTPLPIFINGVEGHVAVRDWMTTTYEIAQRQKGNIETASLSKDAVEVDAIVSTIGFPLVGGPAGSMEAGRQIEVAKRILSAKNVPYFVAAPLLIQDIHSWTRQGIGGLQSVVLYALPELDGAIDTIPLGGLVGEDIYLVPERVKRLTGRIKSWINLRQTPPENRRIAVMLYGFPPGYGATGTAALLNVPRSLLNFLIALKKQGYNVGELPEDGEEIIRQVKQADEAVETPRQVNAQTLEKWLGYLLTTRIEKQWKSLTGTGIKTNGDEYQIGGIQLGNVWIGVQPPLGISGDPMRLMFERDMTPHPQYAAFYKWLQNEYQPHAVVHFGMHGTVEWLPGSPLGNTGYSWSDILLGNMPNLYIYAANNPSESILAKRRGYGVLISHNVPPYGRAGLYKELMILRDLIAEYREDPQKNSALQEAICKKIVDTGLDADCAFEEAKKLGISFSPENARMFSKDALNHYFVKVYEYLQIVEQRLFSSGLHTLGQSPTDEQLKSYLDAYFGTEIVTGKMPVPLSEKMPVSPEKEVSQIKDLLMQTTDEITNLLRGLNGEYIPPAPGGDLLRDGPGVLPTGRNIHALDPYRMPSPAAYERGREIAKKIISQQLKETGKYPETVAVMLWGLDAIKTKGESLGILLELVGAEPVKEGTGRIVRYELKPLAEVGHPRIDVLGNLSGIFRDSFVNIIELLDDLFLRASQINEPEEQNFIRKHALQLKAQGVENVSARLFSNPAGDFGSLVNDQVVDSNWENGDELADTWRSRNVFSYGRKDKGQARPEVLDKLLQTSETIVQEIDSVEYGLTDIQEYYANTGALKKAAEKQSGKKVNASFVESFSNDTTPRKLEEVLRMEYRSKLLNPKWAEAMVNQGSGGAYEISQRMTALIGWGGTVDFTDNWVYEQAADTYALDTEMAKKLQQANPEAFRNIVARMLEANGRGFWQADEDKLNKLRTLYDSIDEKIEGVTV, from the coding sequence ATGAAACGGATCGTCTTGATTGCTGGGTTTGAAACATTCAATGCAGAGTTATACCGCAAAGCTGCACAGATGGCGAGTTCTGGCTGTTTTGATTTAGATATTTGCATATTTAGTGATGCTGATATTTCTACCCAACCGGCGAATGTTGCTGAGGCGCTGCAAAATGCTGATGTATTTTTTGCCAGTTTAATTTTTGATTATGATCAGGTTTTATGGTTGCGAGAACGGGTGCAAAATATTCCTATTCGGTTGGTGTTTGAGTCGGCTTTGGAGTTGATGAGTTTAACGCAAATTGGGGCGTTTAAAATTGGTGATAAACCGAAGGGTATGCCAAAGCCGGTAAAGTTTATTTTAGATAAATTTGGCAATGGCAAAGAAGAGGATAAACTGGCGGGGTATATTAGTTTTTTGAAAGTCGGGCCGAAGTTGCTTAAATATGTGCCGGTGCAAAAAGTTCAAGATTTACGAAATTGGTTAATTATTTACGGTTATTGGAATGCCGGTGGTGTGGAAAATGTCGCGGCAATGTTTTGGGTTTTGGCTGAAAAATATCTGGGTTTAAAGGTTGGGGAAATTCCGCCACCTCTTGAAACTCCCAATATGGGTTTATTACATCCAAAATATAACGGTTATTTTGAATCTCCCCGCGCTTATTTACAATGGTACCGACAAAATATAGAAAAAAGTCTTAATCCGACGGTGGGAATTTTGCTTTACCGCAAGCACGTTATTACAAAACAGGCTTATATTTGGCAATTAATTAGGAAATTTGAGGAGGCCGGTTTAACTCCTTTGCCGATATTTATTAACGGCGTTGAAGGTCATGTGGCGGTGCGAGATTGGATGACTACAACTTATGAAATAGCACAACGTCAAAAGGGAAATATTGAAACAGCTTCTCTTTCAAAAGATGCGGTTGAAGTTGATGCAATTGTCTCAACGATTGGGTTTCCATTGGTAGGCGGGCCGGCCGGTTCGATGGAAGCAGGCCGGCAAATTGAAGTTGCTAAACGTATTTTATCTGCAAAAAATGTGCCTTATTTTGTCGCCGCGCCTTTATTAATTCAAGATATCCATTCATGGACTCGTCAAGGTATAGGCGGTTTACAAAGTGTCGTTTTATATGCTTTACCAGAATTAGATGGGGCTATTGATACAATTCCTTTGGGAGGTTTAGTTGGCGAAGATATTTATTTAGTTCCTGAACGAGTCAAACGCTTAACCGGCAGAATAAAAAGCTGGATAAATTTACGCCAAACACCCCCAGAAAACCGCCGCATTGCTGTTATGTTATATGGCTTTCCTCCGGGTTATGGGGCAACCGGCACAGCAGCATTATTAAATGTGCCTCGTTCGTTACTCAATTTCTTAATTGCCCTCAAAAAACAAGGTTATAATGTTGGGGAATTGCCAGAAGACGGCGAAGAAATCATCCGCCAAGTAAAACAAGCAGATGAAGCTGTAGAAACACCGCGACAAGTTAATGCTCAAACTTTAGAAAAATGGTTAGGATACCTTTTAACTACCCGCATTGAAAAACAATGGAAATCTCTAACCGGCACCGGCATAAAAACTAACGGCGATGAATATCAAATTGGCGGAATACAGTTAGGAAATGTTTGGATAGGTGTACAACCCCCATTAGGAATTTCTGGCGACCCCATGCGGTTAATGTTTGAGCGAGACATGACACCACATCCGCAATATGCAGCGTTTTATAAATGGCTACAAAATGAATATCAACCTCATGCAGTTGTGCATTTTGGAATGCACGGAACTGTTGAATGGTTGCCGGGATCTCCGCTGGGAAATACCGGCTACTCTTGGTCTGATATTCTCCTAGGAAATATGCCAAATTTGTATATTTACGCGGCTAATAATCCTTCCGAGTCAATTTTAGCCAAACGGCGGGGATATGGGGTCTTAATTTCGCATAATGTACCGCCCTATGGTCGGGCCGGTCTTTATAAAGAGTTGATGATTTTGCGAGATTTAATTGCCGAATATCGGGAAGATCCACAGAAAAATTCAGCCTTACAAGAAGCCATTTGTAAAAAAATTGTTGATACCGGCCTTGATGCAGATTGTGCTTTTGAGGAAGCAAAAAAATTAGGCATTTCTTTTTCGCCAGAAAATGCTCGAATGTTCAGCAAAGATGCCCTTAATCATTATTTTGTCAAGGTGTATGAATACTTGCAAATTGTTGAACAACGGTTATTTTCTTCTGGGCTGCATACTTTGGGACAATCGCCAACCGATGAGCAATTGAAGAGTTATTTAGATGCCTATTTTGGTACAGAGATAGTCACCGGCAAGATGCCGGTGCCACTTAGTGAGAAAATGCCGGTGTCACCAGAAAAAGAAGTCTCACAAATAAAAGATTTGTTAATGCAAACAACCGATGAAATAACGAATCTTTTACGCGGTTTAAATGGCGAATATATCCCCCCAGCCCCCGGTGGAGACTTGCTAAGAGATGGCCCCGGAGTATTGCCTACAGGTCGCAATATTCACGCATTAGATCCCTATCGAATGCCATCACCGGCAGCCTATGAAAGAGGACGAGAAATCGCCAAAAAAATCATTTCTCAGCAGTTAAAAGAAACAGGCAAATACCCGGAAACTGTGGCTGTAATGTTGTGGGGTTTAGATGCCATTAAAACCAAAGGTGAATCCTTGGGAATTTTGTTAGAATTGGTAGGGGCTGAACCTGTCAAAGAAGGAACCGGTCGCATCGTTCGCTATGAATTAAAACCACTCGCAGAAGTCGGACATCCTCGCATTGATGTGTTAGGAAATTTATCAGGAATTTTCCGCGATAGTTTTGTAAATATCATTGAATTATTGGATGATTTGTTTTTGCGGGCATCCCAAATAAATGAACCCGAAGAACAAAATTTTATCCGCAAACACGCCTTACAATTAAAAGCCCAAGGCGTTGAAAACGTTTCCGCGCGGTTGTTTTCTAACCCTGCCGGTGATTTTGGTTCTTTGGTAAATGACCAAGTAGTTGATAGTAATTGGGAAAATGGAGATGAATTAGCCGATACTTGGCGCAGCCGAAATGTCTTTAGTTATGGCCGCAAAGATAAAGGTCAAGCGCGCCCAGAAGTGCTGGATAAGCTATTACAAACCAGTGAAACAATAGTGCAAGAAATTGATTCTGTAGAATATGGTTTAACAGACATTCAAGAATATTATGCCAACACCGGCGCCCTCAAGAAAGCAGCAGAAAAACAAAGTGGTAAAAAGGTAAATGCCAGTTTTGTTGAAAGTTTCTCTAATGACACCACCCCGCGTAAATTAGAAGAAGTATTACGGATGGAATATCGCAGCAAATTACTTAACCCAAAATGGGCTGAAGCAATGGTAAATCAAGGTAGTGGCGGCGCTTATGAAATCTCCCAACGAATGACAGCTTTGATCGGGTGGGGTGGAACAGTAGATTTTACTGATAATTGGGTTTATGAACAAGCAGCGGATACCTACGCTTTGGATACAGAAATGGCGAAAAAATTGCAGCAAGCCAACCCGGAAGCATTTCGCAATATTGTGGCGCGAATGTTAGAAGCAAATGGGCGAGGTTTTTGGCAGGCTGATGAAGATAAGTTAAATAAATTACGCACCTTGTATGATAGTATAGATGAGAAAATCGAAGGCGTAACAGTTTAA
- a CDS encoding ShlB/FhaC/HecB family hemolysin secretion/activation protein, translated as MKKPPLNDAKKLFYFLIFFLVELLAFFKPLLAAEPYTNAQNPPIPNPIPPAERESTPLPIPPLLPPPEQLLQPPTTPPAPAESLLENIPGKIKIQQFNFEGNTVFSDEHLREILSSYIDKEVTFSELLQARSLITKYYIDKGYITTGALIPPQTLERGIVLIQIIEGQLENIKITGTNRLDPNYIRSRIETVTQNALNTYTLLEALQNLQLNPLIATISAELTGGTKPGSSILEVIITEAPTFQTQILLDNSRSPSIGSFRRQISASELNLLGIGDSLGLTYANTDGSNNFDIRYSLPVNPRNGILTLSYNRSTSLIIQPPFDQLDIKGKSHNYEINFRQPIIEKPTQEFALGFSAIRRENYTTLLGEPFPLSAGANEQGETQLNILRFYQDWTTRDSQQVFVARSQFSLGLGWGGTRNQEPPDSRFFAWRGQSQWLRQIAPDTLVVIRGDIQLASRSLLPLEQFTIGGLENVRGYAQDTILSDNGVFASAEVRVPVYRLSEDQGALFITPFIDFGTGWNSSEITPPGGNTLLSVGLGLRFQLGENLTANLDYGIPLINSRRDDRTWQDNGLYFSIFASPF; from the coding sequence ATGAAAAAACCTCCCCTCAATGATGCAAAAAAGCTTTTTTACTTTTTAATATTCTTCCTGGTTGAGTTATTAGCTTTTTTTAAACCACTCCTCGCCGCAGAACCCTACACAAACGCCCAAAATCCCCCAATTCCCAACCCCATCCCCCCTGCGGAGAGAGAATCAACTCCCCTGCCTATACCGCCTTTATTGCCGCCACCAGAACAACTTTTGCAACCCCCTACCACCCCACCGGCACCAGCAGAAAGCTTGCTCGAAAACATCCCCGGAAAAATAAAAATTCAACAATTTAATTTTGAAGGAAACACCGTTTTTAGTGACGAACATCTCCGAGAAATTCTTAGCTCTTATATAGATAAAGAAGTAACCTTTAGCGAACTTTTACAAGCCCGCAGCCTGATCACAAAATATTATATTGACAAGGGATACATCACTACAGGTGCTCTAATTCCTCCCCAAACCTTAGAAAGGGGAATCGTCCTCATCCAAATCATAGAAGGGCAACTCGAAAACATTAAAATCACCGGCACAAATCGCCTTGATCCTAACTATATCCGCTCAAGAATAGAAACAGTTACCCAAAATGCCTTAAATACCTACACACTCCTAGAAGCCTTACAAAATCTGCAACTCAACCCCCTTATTGCCACCATATCCGCCGAACTTACTGGCGGCACAAAACCAGGCAGCAGCATCTTAGAAGTCATAATCACAGAAGCCCCAACTTTCCAAACCCAAATATTATTAGATAACAGCAGATCACCAAGCATCGGCAGTTTTCGTCGACAAATTTCTGCCAGCGAATTAAACTTACTTGGAATTGGAGACAGCCTTGGCCTCACCTATGCTAACACCGACGGAAGTAACAACTTTGATATTAGATACAGCCTGCCGGTTAACCCCCGCAACGGCATCCTTACACTCTCCTACAATCGCAGCACTAGCTTAATCATTCAACCGCCTTTTGATCAACTTGATATTAAAGGCAAATCTCATAACTATGAAATTAATTTTCGTCAGCCAATTATTGAAAAGCCCACTCAAGAATTTGCCCTGGGTTTCAGCGCCATCCGCCGCGAAAATTATACTACCTTACTTGGTGAACCTTTTCCCCTTTCTGCCGGTGCCAACGAGCAAGGCGAAACCCAGCTTAACATTTTACGGTTTTATCAAGATTGGACAACGCGAGATTCTCAACAAGTTTTTGTCGCCCGTTCCCAATTTTCTTTAGGGTTAGGATGGGGAGGAACTCGCAATCAAGAACCGCCAGATAGCCGGTTTTTTGCCTGGCGAGGACAATCACAATGGTTACGGCAAATTGCCCCAGATACTTTAGTAGTTATTCGCGGAGATATACAACTTGCCTCGCGTTCCTTATTGCCTTTAGAACAATTTACAATCGGCGGTTTAGAAAACGTCAGGGGCTACGCGCAAGACACAATTCTCAGCGATAATGGTGTTTTTGCTTCCGCAGAAGTTAGGGTGCCGGTTTATCGTTTATCTGAAGACCAAGGAGCTTTGTTTATAACACCTTTTATAGACTTTGGTACAGGCTGGAATAGTTCAGAAATAACACCCCCAGGGGGGAATACATTACTTTCTGTGGGGTTAGGTTTACGCTTTCAACTAGGCGAAAATTTAACGGCTAATTTAGATTATGGAATTCCTTTAATTAATTCGAGAAGAGATGATCGAACCTGGCAAGACAACGGTTTATATTTTTCTATTTTCGCTTCTCCGTTTTGA
- a CDS encoding DegT/DnrJ/EryC1/StrS aminotransferase family protein has product MKKIPPLDLAQQYQTISSEVGQAVLELLASGRYIGGPVVAEFERQFAEFVGVSDCVGCNSGTDALYLALRALDIGPGDEVITTSFTFFATAEVISAVGATPVFVDIDPHTYNLDLDAVAAACTPRTKAIMPVHLFGQPVDMTRLMEIAGRYNLGVIEDCAQATGAVWEGRRVGSIGHIGCFSFFPTKNLGACGDGGAVTTNDPAIAARVRVLKEHGQTKRYHYEEIGVNSRLDALQAAILQIKLCHLDSWNSQRRKVQAVYDELLLPVKSVIRPQEIAGGTSVWNQYTIRVQNNADQAMSAGEYRNWLRDRLQDRGVSTMVYYPMPLHLQPVYESLGYLSGALPVCEQLAGEVLSLPMFPELNRDEQTQVVWCLKDCLALPISNFESV; this is encoded by the coding sequence GTGAAGAAGATCCCCCCCCTTGACCTAGCCCAACAATACCAGACCATCTCCTCCGAAGTTGGTCAAGCTGTGCTGGAACTGCTGGCCTCTGGACGCTATATTGGCGGGCCGGTGGTGGCAGAATTTGAACGGCAGTTTGCTGAATTTGTCGGTGTCAGCGACTGTGTTGGCTGTAACTCCGGCACCGATGCGCTTTATTTGGCCCTGCGAGCCTTGGATATTGGCCCAGGCGATGAAGTGATTACAACGTCGTTTACGTTTTTTGCTACCGCTGAGGTGATTTCGGCGGTGGGGGCGACACCGGTGTTTGTGGATATTGATCCGCATACCTATAATCTTGACCTTGATGCCGTTGCCGCCGCCTGTACACCAAGAACAAAAGCAATTATGCCGGTGCATTTGTTTGGTCAGCCGGTGGATATGACGCGGTTGATGGAAATTGCCGGTCGTTATAATTTGGGGGTGATTGAAGATTGCGCCCAGGCCACCGGCGCTGTTTGGGAAGGCCGCAGAGTTGGCAGTATCGGTCATATTGGCTGTTTTAGCTTTTTCCCCACTAAAAATTTAGGCGCCTGTGGTGATGGCGGCGCGGTGACAACCAATGATCCGGCAATTGCAGCGCGGGTGCGGGTTTTGAAAGAACATGGTCAAACCAAGCGCTACCACTATGAGGAAATTGGTGTCAACAGCCGGTTAGATGCCCTTCAAGCAGCGATTTTGCAAATTAAACTTTGTCATCTCGATAGCTGGAACAGCCAACGGCGTAAAGTGCAGGCTGTTTATGACGAGTTGCTTTTGCCGGTAAAGTCTGTGATTCGTCCTCAAGAAATTGCCGGTGGAACGAGTGTTTGGAACCAATATACAATTCGAGTTCAAAACAACGCGGATCAGGCCATGAGTGCCGGTGAGTACCGCAACTGGCTACGCGACCGGCTCCAAGATAGGGGAGTGAGTACAATGGTTTATTATCCAATGCCATTACACCTTCAGCCGGTTTATGAATCTTTGGGCTACCTGTCAGGGGCTTTGCCTGTGTGTGAACAATTGGCCGGTGAAGTGTTATCGTTGCCCATGTTCCCCGAACTCAACCGCGATGAGCAAACTCAAGTAGTTTGGTGCCTCAAAGATTGCTTGGCCTTGCCAATTTCTAATTTTGAGTCTGTTTGA
- a CDS encoding leucine-rich repeat domain-containing protein, which translates to MKIKFNFGVWLIGFLLFLGLGVGRPVFAADTIGSFADFCLKQDQLQPAAQLTVSLMLEGSGTQDCQEANEIFSSTAELNFSRAGISDLSPLSGLTNLRVLYLDVNNISDLSPLASLVNLTSLFLDSNQISDLTPLQGLQNLTQLSLFNNKIVDLTPLQSLTQLTKLALYSNQISDISPLQNLVNLGFLSLSENLISDLTPLANLKNLTFLSLYGNRISDLSALENLRNLAYLNLHSNQVSDLQPLASLSSLSSLNLGNNQVSDVLPLAGLTNLTELILFRNNISNLQGLASLSNLIYLDLYSNQITDIEALIALKNLKLLDLRENPLAEKVCPVAEGCRF; encoded by the coding sequence ATGAAGATAAAGTTTAATTTTGGGGTTTGGTTGATTGGTTTTTTGTTGTTTTTGGGTTTGGGGGTTGGCCGGCCTGTTTTTGCTGCGGATACGATTGGGAGTTTTGCTGATTTTTGTTTAAAGCAAGATCAACTTCAGCCGGCGGCTCAATTAACTGTTTCTTTGATGTTGGAAGGAAGCGGGACTCAAGATTGTCAAGAGGCTAATGAGATTTTTTCTTCGACTGCTGAACTGAATTTTAGTCGGGCGGGCATTTCTGATCTTTCTCCGCTTTCTGGTTTGACTAATTTAAGGGTTCTTTATCTGGATGTTAATAATATTTCGGATCTTTCTCCTCTGGCTTCTTTGGTTAATTTAACTTCGCTTTTTTTGGATAGTAATCAAATTTCGGATTTAACTCCTTTACAAGGTTTGCAAAATTTAACTCAGCTAAGTCTTTTTAATAATAAAATTGTTGATCTCACGCCTTTACAATCTTTGACTCAGCTTACAAAATTGGCTTTGTATAGCAATCAAATTTCTGATATAAGTCCTTTACAAAATTTAGTAAATCTGGGCTTTCTCTCGCTTTCAGAAAATCTCATTTCTGATTTAACTCCACTGGCTAATTTAAAAAATCTTACTTTTTTGTCTCTTTATGGTAATCGCATTTCCGATTTGAGCGCCCTGGAAAATTTGCGAAATTTAGCTTATTTGAATTTGCACAGCAATCAAGTTTCGGATTTACAACCTCTGGCTTCTTTGTCCAGTTTAAGTAGTTTGAATTTGGGTAATAATCAAGTTTCTGATGTTTTACCGCTGGCCGGTTTGACAAATTTAACTGAGTTGATTTTGTTTAGGAATAATATTAGCAATTTGCAGGGATTAGCCTCTTTAAGTAATTTGATTTATCTTGATTTGTATAGCAATCAAATTACGGATATTGAGGCTTTGATTGCTCTAAAAAATTTAAAATTGCTGGATTTACGGGAAAATCCTCTTGCTGAGAAAGTTTGTCCTGTGGCGGAAGGTTGCCGGTTTTGA
- a CDS encoding ABA4-like family protein, producing MNVEQLFTGANIFVLPFWTLMILLPNWGVTRKIIESYIPFVILAALYIFLISGTLTEESAQALANPTLADIARFFAEERAAATGWVHFLVMDLFVGRWIYLEGQRTGLWTIHSLILCLFAGPLGLLSHIATDWIGQKFLTKPETEPTPST from the coding sequence ATGAATGTCGAACAACTCTTCACCGGCGCCAATATATTTGTCTTACCATTTTGGACACTAATGATTTTATTACCAAACTGGGGAGTGACCAGAAAAATCATAGAATCTTATATTCCCTTTGTAATTTTGGCAGCGCTTTATATCTTTTTAATCAGCGGCACCCTAACCGAAGAAAGCGCCCAAGCCCTAGCCAATCCTACCTTAGCAGATATTGCCAGATTTTTCGCCGAAGAAAGAGCAGCAGCCACAGGCTGGGTGCATTTTTTAGTAATGGATTTATTTGTGGGACGGTGGATTTATTTAGAAGGACAACGCACCGGCCTGTGGACAATTCACTCACTGATTTTGTGTTTATTTGCCGGCCCCTTGGGATTATTATCACATATTGCCACCGATTGGATTGGTCAAAAATTCCTCACCAAACCCGAAACCGAACCCACTCCCTCCACATAA
- a CDS encoding cupin, with the protein MESRDWLVSDNGECQACILSGDVQWPSNPYRLYRFLTEIEDIILTFKENRRRLQMIRPLVRRLLTSSYWLQTEFLEPSSATGFSILKLYEEPYFGLSAEIVAARPGIVSPIHNHGTWAVVLLLQGSCKYKFWERPGDKDFPHKIKPLSQKVLVAGDLISFMPNAIHRVESIGDEVTVSFCVYGSQENQRLAFDPILHTAEPF; encoded by the coding sequence ATGGAAAGTCGAGATTGGCTGGTGAGTGATAACGGTGAGTGTCAAGCTTGCATATTATCTGGCGATGTTCAATGGCCTTCAAATCCTTATCGTCTCTATCGATTTTTAACGGAAATTGAAGATATCATTTTAACGTTTAAAGAAAACCGCCGACGTCTGCAAATGATTCGCCCTTTAGTGCGCCGATTGCTGACGAGTTCTTATTGGCTACAAACCGAGTTTTTAGAACCTTCCTCTGCCACAGGTTTTTCAATTTTAAAGCTTTACGAGGAACCTTATTTTGGCCTGTCTGCGGAAATTGTTGCGGCGCGTCCGGGGATTGTTTCACCTATTCATAATCATGGCACTTGGGCGGTGGTTTTGTTATTACAAGGTAGCTGTAAATATAAGTTTTGGGAACGCCCCGGTGATAAAGATTTTCCCCACAAAATCAAACCTTTGTCTCAGAAAGTTTTGGTGGCGGGAGATTTAATTAGTTTTATGCCGAATGCAATTCACCGCGTTGAATCTATTGGGGATGAAGTTACGGTGAGTTTTTGTGTGTACGGATCTCAGGAAAATCAGCGATTGGCTTTTGATCCGATTTTGCATACGGCTGAACCTTTTTAG